TTCGAGGCCGAGATGGGCCAGCACGGCTTTGCACGGCGCAGCACCTTCGCGCTGGAGGAGGTCACCGCGACCTCCTGCCGCCACGTGCTCACCGACACCGACACGACCCGCGCCCAGTACCCCTTCGCCTTCCGCCTGACCGTGACCCACGCGCTCGAGGGCGGCACGCTGTGCGTCTCCGCCGAGGTCGCGAACACCGGCGACACGCCGATGCCCTTCTGCCTCGGCTATCACCCTGCCTTCGCCTGGCCGCTGCCCGGCGCCGAGGGGCTGGCACACGAAGTCACGCTGGCAAACGGCGGCGAGCCCGCGCTCGCCCGCATCGACGGCGGGCGCCTTCCCGAAACCCGCCTGCCCTCGCCCTTCACCAAGGGCCGCCTCACCCTCGCCCATGACCAGTTCGAGGCCGACGCAATGATCTTCCCCGAGGGTGCGGGCGCGGCGCTCGGCTACGGCACCGAAGGCGGGCCGCGCCTCGACTTCACCTTCGAGAACCTGCCCTTCCTCGCGCTCTGGCAGAAGCCGGGCGCGCCCTTCCTCTGCGTCGAGCCCTGGCACGGGATGCACGCGCCGCTCGGCGGCTCGGCGCAGCTTGCCGACCGCCCCGGCGCGCTGACCCTCGCCCCCGATGCCGCCGCCCGCTTCGGCTACACGGTGACCCCGCATCTCTGAGCACCCGGCTCTGGCCTCGCTGCCACCGCTGCCCTATCAAGGGCGTGAACCTCTCACCCCAAGGTCCGACAAAGGCTTTCCATGACCCGCATCATCCAGTCGCTTTCCGAGATCTCGCAGAATTACGAGGCCGCCTTCGTCGACCTCTGGGGCTGCGTGCATGACGGCGTGAAGGCCTTCCCCGCGGCCATCGAGGCGCTCCGCGGCTTCCGCGCGCAGGGCGGCACCGTGGTGCTGCTGACCAATGCCCCGCGCTCGCGTCACGAGGTGGTCAAGCAGCTCGAGGTCTTCGGCGTGCCCGAGGACGCCTGGGACAATATCGCCACCTCGGGCGACAGCGCCCGCGTCGCCATGTTCCGCGGCGAGGTCGGCCAGAAGGTCTATTTCATGGGCACGCCCTTCGACGAGCCCTTCTTCGAGCCGATCAAGCTGCTGGAGCACCCGCTGCCGATCGAGCGCGTCGCGCTGGAAGAGGCCGATGGCATCGTCTGCTGCGGCCCCTTCGATCCCCATGCCGACCCGTCCGAGCTGCGCCCGCAGCTGCTCTACGCCAAGCAGAAGGGCATGAAGCTGCTCTGCGCCAACCCCGACATCGTGGTCGACCGCGGCGAGACCCGAGAATGGTGCGCCGGGGCCGTGGCGCAGCTCTACACCGAGATGGGCGGCGAGAGCCTCTACTTCGGCAAGCCGCACCCGCCGGTCTATGACCTCGCGCGCCGCCGCCTTGCCGAGATCGACCGGATGGTACCCGACAGCGCCATCCTCTGCATCGGCGACGGCATCCGCACCGACATCCTCGGCGCGGTGGGCGAGGACCTCGATTCCCTCTTCATCACCGGCGGGCTCGCGGCGAAGGAGACGAAGACCGCCGAGCAGCCCGAGGCCGGGGCGCTTGCGGACTACCTCGCCGGGCAGCAGATGGAACCCACCTATTCGATCGGTTTCCTGCGCTGACCGGGCACAATTTTCCCCCTTGATTTTCTGCGGCCGCGAAGTAATAAAATTACTCATGGATGCCGGTTTGGCGTCAATTTATTACCGGGCCGCAGATCATGGAGGACAAGATGCTCGACAACCTGCCCCGCGGGACGATCTGCATCGAGGACATCGAGATGGGCATGACGCGGTATCTGCGCAAGCAGGTGACCGACCGCGACATCGCCCTCTTTGCCGAGGTGTCTACCGACCACAACCCGGTGCATCTCGACGACGCCTACGCGCAGGACACGATCTTCGAGGGGCGGATCGCCCACGGGATGCTCACCGCCGGGCTGATCTCGGCGGTGATCGGCGAGCAGCTTCCGGGCCATGGCACCGTCTACCTCGGCCAGACGCTGAAATTCATCGCCCCCGTGCGCCCCGGCGACACGGTGCTGGCCGAGGTCACGGTGACCGACATCGACTTTTCCAAGCGCCGGGTGATGCTCGACTGCAAGTGCTCTGTCGAGGGCAAGCCGGTGCTCGTCGGCGAGGCGAAGGTGCTTGCCCCCTCGCGCAAGTTCGACTGACAGAGCCGTCCGCCTTTCTTGCGCGCAGACAATGTCTTGCCGGATGGAGTTGCAAAGGCCATCCTGCGCCCTGACCCTGCGGAAGGACTGACCCATGCCCCGGATTCTCGGCCTCAGCGGCAGCCTGCGCGCTGCCTCGTTCAACGCCGGCCTGCTGCGCGCGGCCATGGAGCTCGCCCCCGAGGACTGCCCGGTGCTGCCGGGCTCGATCCGCGAGGTGCCGCTCTACAATGCCGACGACGAGGCCGCCGGGGGGCTGCCCGTCGCGGTGAAGACGCTGCAGGCGCAACTCGCCGAGGCGGACGGGCTGCTGCTGGTCACGCCGGAGTACAACAACGGCATTCCGGGCGTCTTCAAGAACGCCATCGACTGGATGTCGCGCGGCGACGGGCTCAAGATCTTCAGGGACAAGCCGGTGGCGATCATCGGCGCCTCGCCCGGCGGCTTCGGCACGATCCTGTCACAGGCGCATTGGCTGCCGGTGATGCGGGCGCTCGGCGCGCAGCCCTGGTTCGGCGCGAAGCTCATGGTGCCGCAGGCGCGGCAGGCCTTCGACGCCGAGGGCAACCTGACCGACGAGACGGTGCGCACCCGCCTGCAGGCGCTGCTGGCCAGCTTTGCCGCCAGCCTCGGATGAGCCTCAGAGCGGCTTGACCAGCAGCACCCACTCCTCGAGATCGCTCTCCCAGCTGCCGTGGATGCAGGGCCGGCGCGCCGCTTCGGCGTAGCCCTGCCGCTCGTAGAGCCGCCGCGCATCCTCGTTGCCGCCGGCGACGATGATGCTCATGCGATCCAGCCCCTCGTCGCGGGCGATCTCCTCGGCGAGTTGCAGCAGGCCCGAGCCGAGCCCCATGCCGCGGTGGTTCGGGTAGCAGGCAAGCACGTTGACGTACCAGCTGCCCGGCGCGGCGTTCTCGAGCTCCTGCAGCGGGCGGAACACCTCGGGAAGGTCATCGGGCACCGGCTCGGGCTCGGCGTCGATCGGGTAGCCGGTCAGCCCGGCCACCGCGCCGGCGCCGAAATCCACCACCACCACCTGCCCCTCGCGGGCCTTCTCGGCCTGCCGCTGGCGGCCCACCTCCCAGGGGTCCTGCCCCTCGGCGGCGAGCCCCGTCCAGAAGTGCAGCGGCAGCCCCTCCCCGGCGAAATTCACAAGCTCCGCAAGCTCCTGCGCATCTTCCGGCGTGGCAAGCCGATATGGCGGTGAAAGGTCGATCATCTTGCCGGTCCTCCCCTGACGGCTGGCAGTCCACCCTATCACGCCGGCGCCCTCCTGTCCTTGCCTGCCGCTATCGCCACGTCACGATGCCGCAGGGACTAGACGACCGGTCTATTTTAACTATGTAGCCCTGCATGACCGAGCCGAGCAAATCCGAAGCCACCCGCAAGAAGATCCTGACCACCGGGCGCGAGCTTGTCCTTCGGGGCGGGTTCACCGGCGTGGGCCTGTCGCAGATCCTGAAGGAGAGCGGCGTGCCGAAGGGGTCGTTCTACTACTACTTCCCCTCCAAGGAGGCCTTCGGCTGCGCCCTGCTCGAGGATTACGTGGCCGAGTACCTCGCGCAGGTCGACGCGCTCGCCGAGTCCCCCGGCAGCGCCGCCGACCGGCTCGGCGCCTACTGGGACGGCTGGCTTGGCGAGGCTGCCTCCGACGGCATGGCCGGCCGCTGCCTCGTGGTGAAGCTCGCGGCCGAGATCGCCGACCTTTCCGAGGACATGCGCCGCGTGCTCGACGAGGGGGTCCAGGACCTGATCGCCCGCATTGCCGCGCTGCTCACCGAGGGCGGCGAGGACGGCTCGCTGCGGCCGCTGCCCGACCCCGAAGGCACGGCCTCCGGTCTTTACGCCCAATGGCTCGGGGCGGCGATCCTGTCGAAGCTCTCGCAGGACGACGCCCCGCTCAGGCAGGCGCGCGCGGACACCGCCCGCCGCCTCTTCCCCGACATTCCCTGACACGAAGGATACCCAACATGCGCGCAGCCTATCACGACGTCTTCGGCGACCCGGCCGAGGTGATGCTCTTCGGCGAGATCGACATCCCCAAGCCCGCCGCGGGCGAGGTGCTGGTCAAGATGATCCTGTCGCCGATCCACAACCATGACCTCTGGACCATCCGCGGCCAGTACGGCTACGTCCCCGAGCTGCCCGGCGAGATCGGCGGCTCCGAGGCGGTGGGCACCGTGGCCGCCGTCGGCGAGGGTGTCGATGCAGCGCTGCTCGGCCAGCGCATCTCGGTCGGCGGCGTGCACGGCAGCTGGGCCGAGTTCTTCATCGCCAAGGCCGCGACCCTCGTGCCGCTGCCCGAGGCGATCAGGGACGAGGACGCGGCGCAGCTCATCGCCATGCCGTTCAGCGCCATCGCCCTGCTCGACTCGCTGAAGGTCGGCGAATGCGAGTGGCTGGTGCAGACCGCCGCGAACGGCGCGGTCGGCAAGATCATGGTGAGCCTCGCAAAGGCGCGCGGCATCAAGCTCTTGAACCTCGTGCGCCGCGCCGAGGCGGTGGACGAGTTGAAGGCGCTCGGCGCCGAGCACGTGCTCTGCACCTCGGACGAGGGCTGGCTGGACGCCGCGAAGGCGCTGATCGGCGAGGCGGGCGCGGTCTCGGCCATCGACTCCGTCGGGGCGGAGCTCGGCATGGCGCTGGCCGCGCTCCTGGGCCGCGACGGTGAATACGTGGTCTTCGGCACCGCCACCGGCGCGCCGCTGCAGCTGCCGAGCGGCGAGATGATCACCAAGCACCTCGCGGTGCGCGGCTTCTGGGCCTCGCGCGTCTTCGGCGAGATGGACAACGCGACGCAGGTGCGCCTGCTGACCGAGCTCGTGACGCTGGCCGCGCAGGGCAAGCTCGCGCTCGACGTGGGCGGGGTCTTCCCGCTCGAGGAGGTCGCCGCCGCGATGACCGCCGCGCAGACCCCGGCGCGCAGCGGCAAGATCATGCTGCGGGCCTGAGGCCGGACAAGACAAAGCCCCCGCGCCGTGACGGTGCGGGGGCAGTTCCCACGGGCCGGGGAGTGCGGCCCATGGTGGGGGATCAGAAGGCGCTCAGAGGAAGATCTGCGCCACGATGGCCGAGCCGACATAGGTGCCGGTCATCACCAGCACGGCGACCACGGCGATCTTCCAGCCCGAGGTCTTGGCGATCTCGATCTCGCGCCGGGCGATCGCGATGCCCGCGTAGGCGAGGCAGGGCGTGGCCAGCGTCAGGAAGTTGACGTGGCTGACCTGCTCGAGCACCCACGCGCTGCCCGGGGTCCAGGGCATGGTGGCGAGGATGCCCACGAGTGAGATCCAGGCCACCGAGGGCAGCTTGAAGGGCACGACCTTGGTCAGCACCATGCCGACCATGCACATCACCCACAGGATGATCAGCCCCACCAGCCCCTGCGGCACGGTGTTCTCGGTCGCCACGGTGTTGCCGACAAGGGCGATCACGCAGACCACCGCCAGCGCCGCGGCATGGGCGCCGAGGCCGAGCTTGGGCTCTTCGGAAAGGTCGAGCTCTTGGGTTTGGATGTCGCTCATGGCTCAGGCTCCGGCTTTCGAGGGCTCTTTGCGGCCCAGCAGGTCGTAGAGTTTCTCGGTCACCGGCAGCGCCACGAAGACGCAGAGGTAGAGGCCGGTGGCGTAGGTCAGCACGTTCGAGGCGCCCGCGAGCGCGAGGATCTGCTCCTCCATGTCGGGCACCGCGTGCACCAGCGCGCCGGAGCAGGCCGCCATCATGCTGCCCGAGCCGATGCCGCAGGCCATGGCGAGCGCCTCGATCGAGAAGGCCCCGGTGGTGGCGAGGATCGAGGCGAGGATGGCGAAGATGAAGGTGCCGAAGAGCGTGCCGATCACGTAGACACCCATGACGCCCGCGCCTTCCTGGCTCTTGAGCCCGTACTTGTCGGCGATGATCGCGATGTTGGGCTCGCGCGCCACCGAGAAGCAGGCACCGATCGACTCGCGGCCCATGCGCAGCACCAGCACGGCCACGGGGAAGGCCAGCACGATGGTGCCGAGGTTGCCCAGCTCCTGCAGGATGAGCGCGGGACCGGCGGCGACGATCTTGTCCATCGACGGGCCGATGATCGTGCCGAACTTGGCGATGAAGGGCATGATCGCGATGACGATCAGCGGCGAGGCGGCGTGCACCTCGCGGTCGCGGATCAGCGCGCGGGCGCCGGCGATCACGTTGGGGTTGATCAGCAGCCCCATGACGAAGGCGTAGAGCAGCGGCAGCAGCAGGATCGAGCCGATGCCGATCGGGATGGCGATGACGCCGATCATCTCGGCGATCACGGTGATGACCAGCACGCTCAGATGCAGCCGCCAGTCCAGAAGGATGTCTTTTATGGGCATGAAGGGGACCTCTCTGTTGTCGCCCGCGATTTTTCGGGCGCATTGGCCGGGACCGGGGGGCTACCCGGTCCGCGGCAGAAGGTGAAGGGCGAAACGACCTTGCGTCAGCCCGGCGCGTAGCCGAAGCCCTGCGCGGGGCTCGCCGCGGTCTCGACCCAGACCGATTTCGTCTGGGTGTAGGCGGCCAGCGCCTCTCGGCCCGAGGAGCGTCCGTAGCCCGAGCGGCCGAAACCGCCAAAGGGCGACATGACGTTGATCGTCTTGTAGCTGTTGACCCAGAAGGTGCCCGCCCGAACCTGCGCCGCCATGCGGTGCGCCCGGCCGACGTCCTGCGTCCAGACCGCGCCGGCAAGGCCGTAGGGCGTTGCATTCGCGAGCGCGATCGCCTCTTCCTCGCTGTCGAAGGGCAGCACCGAGACGACGGGGCCGAAGACTTCCTCGTTGGCGATGGTCATCTGCGGCGTCACGCGGTCGACGACGGTCGGGGCGAAGAAGTAGCCACCGCTCGCCGCCAGTGCCTCGGGCTTGGCGCCGCCGCTGGCGATCTCGGCGCCTTGGCCGACAGCTTCCTTCACCATCGCGTCGATCTTCGACCATTGCCGCAGGTTGTTGACCGGGCCGATCTGGGTCGCCGGATCCATCGGCGCACCGACCGGGATGCGGCCCGCGGCGAGGCTCAGCTTCTCGACCATCTCGGCATGGACCGAGCGGTGCACCAGCAGGCGCGAGCCCGCGACGCAGCTCTGCCCGCAGGAGGCAAAGATCGCCGCCTGCGCGCCGATCACCGCGCGGTCGAGGTCGGCGTCGCCGAAAACGATGTTGGCCGACTTGCCGCCGAGCTCCAGCACCGAGGGCACCAGCCGCTTCGCCGCCGCGCCCGCGATCTTGGCTCCCGCCTCGGCCGAGCCCACGAAGACCACCAGCGCCGTCGCCGGGTTCTCGATCATCGCCTGGCCCGAGCCCGGACCGTCGCCCGCGATGACGTTGACGAGGCCCTTGGGCGCGCCCGCCTTCTCGCAGAGGATGCCGACCACGATGGACGAGAGCGGCGTCAGCTCCGAGGGTTTGATCATCACGCCGTTGCCCGCGCAGATCGCCGGGGCGACCTGCCAGCAGCAGGTGAAGAGCGGCGCGTTCCAGGGGGTGATCTGGCTGACCACGCCGAGCGGCTCGTGCCGGGTGTAGTTGAGGTGCGTCGAGGGCACGGGGATCACGTCGCCGGTGATCTTGTCGCACCAGCCGGCGTAATACTCGAACATCTCGGCCATGCGCGCGGGCTCGCCGGTGGTGTCGCGGATCGGGCGGCCCGAGGAAAGGGCTTCCAGCTCCGACAGCGCGGCGGCATTGGCGCGCAGCTGGCGGCCGATCTCGAACATGATGCGCCCGCGCTCGGAGGCGGTCTTGGCGAACCATTCCTTCTGCGCGCGGGTCGCGGCCTCGGCGGCCTGCGCGACCACCTCGGCGCCGGCGTCCCTGTAGCGGGCAAAGACCTCGCCCGTCGCCGGGTCGGTCAGCTCGAGCGCGTGCCCGGTGCCCGGCACCAGCGCGCCGCCGACGTAGGACTGCACCTCGGAGGAGCCGGTCAGGTCCTTCAGCAGCTCGGCCACGCGGGCGGCGGTATCGACCATGTCCTTGGCCATCACATCTTTTCCTTCTGGCTGAGGCGGTCCACCGCGGGATCGCCCATGTGCATGAAATCGTCAGCGTCGGTCAGGCCCGAGTTCTCCTCGGCCCAGAGACCCGCCACGAGGTCGGCCACCGGCATCGCGCAGCCGACGCTTTGCGCCAGCTCGCGGGCGAGCCGCACGTCCTTGCGCATCAGCCCGGTGCTGAAGCCCGAGTTGAAGCTGCGCGGCAGCACCCAGTTGGGGAAATGGATCTCGGACAGCGCGCTGCGCCCGGTGGCCGAGTTGATCACCCGCAGCGCATCCTCCGCGCCGACACCGGCGGCTTCGGCCAGCCGCAGCGCCTCGAGCGTGGTGACCATGTGGCTTGCCACCAGCATGTTGTTGACCAGCTTGGCGACGTTGCCCGCGCCGCTGGGGCCGACGTGGAGGATCTTCGCCGCCATCGCCTCGAGCGCGGGCATCGCCGCGCCGACCCATTTCTCGTCGCCGCCGAGCATCACCGAGAGCTGCCCCGATGCGGCGCCCGAGGGGCCGCCGCTGACCGGCGCGTCGAGGAAGCCGTGGCCGGCCGTAGCCAGCCGGGTTGCGAGCTTGCGGCTGACCTCGGCCTCGGAGGTCGAGGTGTCGATGATGACCTTCGCGGCGGTGCCCGGCTCGAGCAGCCCCGCGCCTTCCGCCGCCGCGACGACCGCCTCGACGTGCGCCGCCGTGGGCAGCGAGAGCACGATCACCTCGGCCGAGGCAAAGACCTCCTCGGGGCTGGCCTTGGGCGCGATGCCCGCCTCGCGCGCCCGGTCCTGCGCGGCCGGGGCCGGGTCGTAGCCCGCCACCTCGAAGCCCGCGCGGGCAAGGCTCGAGGCCATGCCGAAGCCCATCGCCCCAAGCCCGATCACCCCGGCCCGTCTGCCTGTCTCTGCTGCCATGTGATCTCCTGTTCTTTTCCGTTTGGGCCCCGGGGGGCCGGTGTTCGGAAAACTATCCGGAGGAGGCGTGTTCACAGGAAGCGCTGCAATCGAGCACATCGCGTTGCCCTGCAGGCAACACGGAATGTCAGGCGCGGAAGGCCACCATGCGGTCGGAGAGGAAGCTGGCGACCAGTTCCACCGACTTCGGAAGGCGGCGGCGGGCGCGCACCATGAGGTGGGTGCTCACCCGGTGCAGCGCGGGCTCGTCCAGCTCGACCACCGCGAGATCGCCGCGATCCGCCTGAATGGACGCGGAAAACCGCGGCAGGAAGGTCACGCCCATGCCCGCGCTCACGTAGCGGATCAGCAGCGCGATCGAGGCGGTTTCGACATGCACCCGCAGCGCCAGCCCGCGGTCCGCGGCGACCTGCCCGACGAGGTGGCGGATGGCGTGGCGGGCGTCGAGCATGGCGACGGGATGCTCCAGCACCTCGGCCAGCGCCACGCTCTCGCGCCCCGCCAGCGCTGAATTTGCGGGCACCACGGCGCAGAGCGGCTGGCGTCCGACCGCGAGCGAGCGCGTCGCCTCGGTGACCAGCGGGTTGTAGGCGATTCCGATGTCGGCCTCGCCCTCGATCACCCGGCGCTGCAGCTCGCCGGTGCCCGCGTGGTCGATGGCAAAGCGCAGGTCAGGCTGAAGGCGGCTCAGCTCCGAGAGGCCGTTCTCCAGCAGGTCGGCGGTGAACCCCTCGCCGAGCGCGATGCGCACGGTCTGGCTGCGCCCGTCGCGGTAGCGGCCGATCTGGTCGAGCAGGAAGGTCTGCTCGTCCTGCAGGTGCAGCGCGTGCTCGCGCAGCAGCTCGCCTGCCTCGGTCACCGTCACCCCCTTCGAGCTGCGCTCGAACAGCGTGACCCCGAGCCGCGCCTCGGCCTCGGCGATCTTGCGCGAGATCGCCGAGGGCACCACGTTCAGCCGCTCCGCCGCGCGGCGGATCGAGCCCTCCTGCGCGACCGCGAGGAACTCGCGCAGGAAGCGGCTGTCGAGCGCGTCCATTATCCAGCCGTCGCGCGGCGCGCGAGCCGCACCCAGAACTCCGCCCCGGACGGCAGTACCGCGTCGTTGAAGTCGAACTTCGCCGAGTGCAGTCCGGGGTTCTCGCCCTCGCGCGCCGCGCCGAGCCAGAGGTAGGCGCCGGGCACCTCGTTCAGCATGAAGGCGAAATCCTCCGAGGCCATGCTCGGCCCGACCATCGCGGTATCAAGGCCCATCTCGCCCGCCACGTCGCGCGCCAGCGCGGCCTCGGGGGCGGTGTTGATCGTCGCGGGGTAGCGGCGCTGGTAGTCGATGTGGGCGGTGCAGCCCTGCGCCGCGGCCTCGGCGGTGGCGATCCGGCGCACGCGCTCCTCGATGATGTCCCCGGCCTCGGGGGCGAACCAGCGGCAGGTGCCGCTCAGCACCGCGCGGTCGGGGCAGACGTTGTAGGCCGAGCCGCTGTGGATCTGCGTGACCGAGACCACCCCGGGCTCGAGCGGCGAGAGGGCGCGGGCCGGGATCTCCTGCAGCGCCGCGGCGGCGCGGGCGGCCGCAGCGATCACCCCGTCCGACTGCTCGGGCATGGCGCCATGGCCGCCCTTGCCGCGGATCTCGATGTCGAAGACCGAGAAGGCCGCCATCATCTTGTCGTCCCGCGCCACGAAGCGCCCCGGCGCGAGGCCGGGCCAGTTGTGGATGCCGAAGACCCTGTCCATCGGGAACTGCGTGAAGAGCCCCTGCTCGACCATGACCCGCGCGCCGCCCTCGCTTTCCTCGGCGGGCTGGAAGATCAGCGTGACGGTGCCCTGCTCGACGCCCTCCGCCGCGATCTGCCTTGCGGCGAGCAGCAGCATCGCCGTGTGCCCGTCATGGCCGCAGGCGTGCATCTTGCCGGGGATGGTCGAGGCATGGGCCGCCCCCGTCGCCTCGAGGATCGGCAGCGCGTCGATGTCGGCGCGCAGGCCGATGACCGGCGCACCCTGCCCCATCTGCGCCACGACGCCGGTGCCGGCGAGCCCGCGGTGCACCCGCCAGCCCCAGCCGGTCAGCAGCCCCGCGATCATCTCCGAGGTCCGGTGCTCTTCGAACCCCAGTTCGGGATGTCGGTGCAGGTCGTGGCGCCAGGCGATGGCTTCGGCGATGTGGTCATGGTCGAACATGGGGTCTCCTTTGCGCGCGGCGCAGTGCGGGTCAGGCGGCGCGGGGCGCTTCCCGGAAGGTGAGAAGGATGCCGCCCAGACGGGCCGGCTCCAGCAGAACCAGCGCGCCGCCGGTTTCGCGATATGCAATACCCGAGCGCGCGACGAAAGGCCGGACCTGATCCAGCGAGGTGCAGGCGACGTCGAGCGAGACGACCGAGGGCGCGCCGTCCGGGGCGAGATCGGCGGGCAGCGGGCCGAAGAGCAGCCGCGCGGCATCGCGGCTGACCACGCGCCAGTGACCCTTTGCGGTCGCCACGGTGAAGCCCCAGCCGGTTTCGGTCACCGACCCCGGCCCGTGCAGCGTGGCGAGCCAGTCCTTCACCGCCGGCTGGTCCTGCGGCTCGGCAAGGATCGTGGCCGAGACGAAGCCATGCGCGCCGTTCGGGTGATCCATCCACATCGGGAATTCGATGAGGTCGCGCC
The window above is part of the Salipiger sp. H15 genome. Proteins encoded here:
- a CDS encoding aldose 1-epimerase family protein, translated to MTDLVTLADADLTLTVAPLGAEMQSFRKAGRELLWQGDAAWWSGRAPILFPIVGPAPEGRIRIGEFEAEMGQHGFARRSTFALEEVTATSCRHVLTDTDTTRAQYPFAFRLTVTHALEGGTLCVSAEVANTGDTPMPFCLGYHPAFAWPLPGAEGLAHEVTLANGGEPALARIDGGRLPETRLPSPFTKGRLTLAHDQFEADAMIFPEGAGAALGYGTEGGPRLDFTFENLPFLALWQKPGAPFLCVEPWHGMHAPLGGSAQLADRPGALTLAPDAAARFGYTVTPHL
- a CDS encoding TIGR01459 family HAD-type hydrolase, whose amino-acid sequence is MTRIIQSLSEISQNYEAAFVDLWGCVHDGVKAFPAAIEALRGFRAQGGTVVLLTNAPRSRHEVVKQLEVFGVPEDAWDNIATSGDSARVAMFRGEVGQKVYFMGTPFDEPFFEPIKLLEHPLPIERVALEEADGIVCCGPFDPHADPSELRPQLLYAKQKGMKLLCANPDIVVDRGETREWCAGAVAQLYTEMGGESLYFGKPHPPVYDLARRRLAEIDRMVPDSAILCIGDGIRTDILGAVGEDLDSLFITGGLAAKETKTAEQPEAGALADYLAGQQMEPTYSIGFLR
- a CDS encoding MaoC family dehydratase, producing the protein MLDNLPRGTICIEDIEMGMTRYLRKQVTDRDIALFAEVSTDHNPVHLDDAYAQDTIFEGRIAHGMLTAGLISAVIGEQLPGHGTVYLGQTLKFIAPVRPGDTVLAEVTVTDIDFSKRRVMLDCKCSVEGKPVLVGEAKVLAPSRKFD
- a CDS encoding NADPH-dependent FMN reductase, whose product is MPRILGLSGSLRAASFNAGLLRAAMELAPEDCPVLPGSIREVPLYNADDEAAGGLPVAVKTLQAQLAEADGLLLVTPEYNNGIPGVFKNAIDWMSRGDGLKIFRDKPVAIIGASPGGFGTILSQAHWLPVMRALGAQPWFGAKLMVPQARQAFDAEGNLTDETVRTRLQALLASFAASLG
- a CDS encoding GNAT family N-acetyltransferase; amino-acid sequence: MIDLSPPYRLATPEDAQELAELVNFAGEGLPLHFWTGLAAEGQDPWEVGRQRQAEKAREGQVVVVDFGAGAVAGLTGYPIDAEPEPVPDDLPEVFRPLQELENAAPGSWYVNVLACYPNHRGMGLGSGLLQLAEEIARDEGLDRMSIIVAGGNEDARRLYERQGYAEAARRPCIHGSWESDLEEWVLLVKPL
- a CDS encoding TetR/AcrR family transcriptional regulator: MTEPSKSEATRKKILTTGRELVLRGGFTGVGLSQILKESGVPKGSFYYYFPSKEAFGCALLEDYVAEYLAQVDALAESPGSAADRLGAYWDGWLGEAASDGMAGRCLVVKLAAEIADLSEDMRRVLDEGVQDLIARIAALLTEGGEDGSLRPLPDPEGTASGLYAQWLGAAILSKLSQDDAPLRQARADTARRLFPDIP
- a CDS encoding zinc-binding dehydrogenase, coding for MRAAYHDVFGDPAEVMLFGEIDIPKPAAGEVLVKMILSPIHNHDLWTIRGQYGYVPELPGEIGGSEAVGTVAAVGEGVDAALLGQRISVGGVHGSWAEFFIAKAATLVPLPEAIRDEDAAQLIAMPFSAIALLDSLKVGECEWLVQTAANGAVGKIMVSLAKARGIKLLNLVRRAEAVDELKALGAEHVLCTSDEGWLDAAKALIGEAGAVSAIDSVGAELGMALAALLGRDGEYVVFGTATGAPLQLPSGEMITKHLAVRGFWASRVFGEMDNATQVRLLTELVTLAAQGKLALDVGGVFPLEEVAAAMTAAQTPARSGKIMLRA
- a CDS encoding DUF3100 domain-containing protein, which codes for MPIKDILLDWRLHLSVLVITVIAEMIGVIAIPIGIGSILLLPLLYAFVMGLLINPNVIAGARALIRDREVHAASPLIVIAIMPFIAKFGTIIGPSMDKIVAAGPALILQELGNLGTIVLAFPVAVLVLRMGRESIGACFSVAREPNIAIIADKYGLKSQEGAGVMGVYVIGTLFGTFIFAILASILATTGAFSIEALAMACGIGSGSMMAACSGALVHAVPDMEEQILALAGASNVLTYATGLYLCVFVALPVTEKLYDLLGRKEPSKAGA
- a CDS encoding aldehyde dehydrogenase family protein, which gives rise to MAKDMVDTAARVAELLKDLTGSSEVQSYVGGALVPGTGHALELTDPATGEVFARYRDAGAEVVAQAAEAATRAQKEWFAKTASERGRIMFEIGRQLRANAAALSELEALSSGRPIRDTTGEPARMAEMFEYYAGWCDKITGDVIPVPSTHLNYTRHEPLGVVSQITPWNAPLFTCCWQVAPAICAGNGVMIKPSELTPLSSIVVGILCEKAGAPKGLVNVIAGDGPGSGQAMIENPATALVVFVGSAEAGAKIAGAAAKRLVPSVLELGGKSANIVFGDADLDRAVIGAQAAIFASCGQSCVAGSRLLVHRSVHAEMVEKLSLAAGRIPVGAPMDPATQIGPVNNLRQWSKIDAMVKEAVGQGAEIASGGAKPEALAASGGYFFAPTVVDRVTPQMTIANEEVFGPVVSVLPFDSEEEAIALANATPYGLAGAVWTQDVGRAHRMAAQVRAGTFWVNSYKTINVMSPFGGFGRSGYGRSSGREALAAYTQTKSVWVETAASPAQGFGYAPG
- a CDS encoding NAD(P)-dependent oxidoreductase, with translation MAAETGRRAGVIGLGAMGFGMASSLARAGFEVAGYDPAPAAQDRAREAGIAPKASPEEVFASAEVIVLSLPTAAHVEAVVAAAEGAGLLEPGTAAKVIIDTSTSEAEVSRKLATRLATAGHGFLDAPVSGGPSGAASGQLSVMLGGDEKWVGAAMPALEAMAAKILHVGPSGAGNVAKLVNNMLVASHMVTTLEALRLAEAAGVGAEDALRVINSATGRSALSEIHFPNWVLPRSFNSGFSTGLMRKDVRLARELAQSVGCAMPVADLVAGLWAEENSGLTDADDFMHMGDPAVDRLSQKEKM
- a CDS encoding LysR family transcriptional regulator, whose protein sequence is MDALDSRFLREFLAVAQEGSIRRAAERLNVVPSAISRKIAEAEARLGVTLFERSSKGVTVTEAGELLREHALHLQDEQTFLLDQIGRYRDGRSQTVRIALGEGFTADLLENGLSELSRLQPDLRFAIDHAGTGELQRRVIEGEADIGIAYNPLVTEATRSLAVGRQPLCAVVPANSALAGRESVALAEVLEHPVAMLDARHAIRHLVGQVAADRGLALRVHVETASIALLIRYVSAGMGVTFLPRFSASIQADRGDLAVVELDEPALHRVSTHLMVRARRRLPKSVELVASFLSDRMVAFRA
- a CDS encoding M20 aminoacylase family protein, whose translation is MFDHDHIAEAIAWRHDLHRHPELGFEEHRTSEMIAGLLTGWGWRVHRGLAGTGVVAQMGQGAPVIGLRADIDALPILEATGAAHASTIPGKMHACGHDGHTAMLLLAARQIAAEGVEQGTVTLIFQPAEESEGGARVMVEQGLFTQFPMDRVFGIHNWPGLAPGRFVARDDKMMAAFSVFDIEIRGKGGHGAMPEQSDGVIAAAARAAAALQEIPARALSPLEPGVVSVTQIHSGSAYNVCPDRAVLSGTCRWFAPEAGDIIEERVRRIATAEAAAQGCTAHIDYQRRYPATINTAPEAALARDVAGEMGLDTAMVGPSMASEDFAFMLNEVPGAYLWLGAAREGENPGLHSAKFDFNDAVLPSGAEFWVRLARRATAG